A window of Natrinema versiforme contains these coding sequences:
- a CDS encoding phosphotransferase family protein, whose amino-acid sequence MSENYYERLVDEDALVAYLSANLGEVDDYDIARHQEGHSNETLFVTWGDRELVIRRPPPGETADTAHDVLREYRVTDAVADTDVPVPEPLLACEDHDVIGSDFYVMEQLEGDVLREGEPERFAAPEHRRRIGEELVDTLATIHDLEYEEIGLGEFGRPEGYTQRQVDRWGKQLSWAFEVTEDEREVPDLHEVGDWLRDNVPEEHPHTLVHGDYKLDNVMFAPGTPPELVGVFDWEMATLGDPRADLGWMLSYWRDAKDPEPSIPELTTRFMERDGYSSRAKLVERWEDRTGYEFEHERFYRTLAVYKLAALGEMFFRRYLEGNSDDPMYPKMEDRVPALAARAKRIIEGDEPL is encoded by the coding sequence ATGAGCGAGAACTACTACGAGCGCCTCGTCGACGAGGACGCGCTGGTCGCGTATCTTTCGGCCAACCTCGGCGAGGTCGACGACTACGATATCGCCCGCCATCAGGAGGGCCATTCGAACGAGACTCTGTTCGTCACGTGGGGCGACCGCGAACTCGTCATCCGGCGGCCGCCGCCGGGCGAAACCGCCGACACGGCCCACGACGTGCTCCGCGAGTATCGCGTGACCGATGCCGTCGCCGACACGGACGTGCCGGTTCCGGAGCCGTTGCTCGCCTGCGAGGACCACGACGTCATCGGGAGCGACTTCTACGTGATGGAGCAACTCGAGGGCGACGTCCTGCGCGAGGGCGAGCCCGAGCGGTTCGCCGCACCCGAGCACCGCCGTCGGATCGGCGAGGAACTGGTCGACACGCTGGCGACAATCCACGACCTCGAGTACGAAGAAATCGGTCTCGGCGAGTTCGGCCGCCCCGAGGGGTACACTCAACGGCAGGTCGACCGCTGGGGGAAACAGCTCTCGTGGGCGTTCGAGGTCACCGAGGACGAACGCGAGGTTCCGGACCTCCACGAGGTCGGCGACTGGCTTCGGGACAACGTCCCCGAAGAGCACCCCCACACGCTCGTCCACGGGGACTACAAGCTCGACAACGTCATGTTCGCCCCCGGGACGCCGCCGGAACTCGTCGGCGTCTTCGACTGGGAGATGGCCACGCTCGGCGACCCGCGGGCGGACCTGGGCTGGATGCTCTCCTACTGGCGCGACGCGAAAGACCCCGAGCCGTCGATCCCCGAACTGACGACCCGCTTCATGGAACGGGACGGCTACTCGAGCCGGGCCAAACTGGTCGAACGCTGGGAGGACCGAACCGGCTACGAGTTCGAACACGAGCGGTTCTACCGAACGCTGGCCGTCTACAAGCTGGCCGCCCTCGGCGAGATGTTCTTCCGGCGCTACCTCGAGGGCAACAGCGACGATCCGATGTACCCGAAGATGGAAGACCGCGTGCCGGCACTCGCCGCGCGGGCCAAACGGATCATCGAGGGCGACGAACCGCTCTAA
- a CDS encoding acyltransferase gives MDIPFEIRDALFFGFFYVSLGYTIYSRDWQPSPERSTLYLGATVLFGALHLGERYVLGYVLTGETIGQGVYAPSYTIATALGTVSLFCFLLSRPGLGRSTALPSWGRRYAVGIYVAHPPVLFVLETASETVSPFGYEISNTILWHLGSTPATVLGALIVYLASRKLRAIAGDGNGLPRSERLRNIGSK, from the coding sequence GTGGATATTCCGTTCGAGATCAGAGACGCGCTGTTCTTCGGGTTCTTTTACGTGAGTCTTGGCTACACCATCTACTCGCGCGACTGGCAACCGAGTCCCGAGCGAAGCACGCTCTATCTGGGAGCGACCGTCCTCTTCGGCGCGCTCCATCTCGGGGAACGGTACGTACTGGGGTACGTCCTCACGGGGGAGACGATCGGTCAGGGCGTCTACGCCCCCAGTTATACGATCGCGACCGCATTGGGTACCGTCTCGCTGTTCTGTTTTCTCCTCTCGCGACCGGGGCTCGGGCGGTCCACCGCGTTACCCTCGTGGGGACGGCGGTACGCCGTCGGTATCTACGTCGCACACCCGCCAGTGTTGTTCGTTCTGGAGACGGCGAGCGAGACGGTCAGTCCGTTCGGATACGAGATCTCGAATACGATCCTCTGGCATCTCGGTTCGACGCCCGCAACCGTCCTCGGGGCCCTGATCGTCTATCTCGCCAGTCGCAAACTGAGAGCTATCGCGGGCGACGGAAACGGCCTGCCGCGATCGGAGCGGCTCCGAAATATCGGGTCGAAATAG
- a CDS encoding PaaI family thioesterase has translation MTDGPSDAPGWPEWASFVERHGYLSWLDLEVESLEEGRAVLVVERNEDFENPIGSDGYDPVHGGIVATLIDTASAFALRSTFENPSEAHLTTTDLNVSYLRPATGDLRAEAEVLRAGGSTGVTDVTVTGADGEAAVGRTTYRLFRDGIDGT, from the coding sequence ATGACCGACGGGCCGTCGGACGCGCCGGGCTGGCCGGAGTGGGCGTCGTTCGTCGAGCGCCACGGTTACCTGTCGTGGCTCGATCTCGAGGTCGAATCCCTCGAGGAGGGGCGGGCGGTCCTCGTCGTCGAACGGAACGAGGACTTCGAGAACCCGATCGGGAGCGACGGCTACGATCCGGTCCACGGCGGGATCGTCGCGACGCTGATCGACACCGCGAGCGCGTTCGCGCTGCGGAGCACGTTCGAGAACCCCAGCGAGGCCCACCTGACGACCACGGATCTCAACGTCTCGTATCTCCGCCCCGCGACCGGCGACCTGCGCGCCGAAGCCGAGGTGCTCCGCGCCGGCGGCTCGACCGGCGTCACGGATGTCACCGTCACCGGGGCCGACGGCGAGGCCGCCGTCGGTCGCACCACCTACCGGCTGTTTCGCGACGGTATCGACGGCACCTGA
- a CDS encoding SDR family NAD(P)-dependent oxidoreductase gives MSTAQFSVDGDVAIITGSSSGIGKSIAERFAADGVDVVVCSREQDNVDPVVEGINESDGPGRALAVECDVTDREAVEALVEATVEEFGGLDVLVNNAGASFMADFDDISPNGWETIMDINVNGTYHCTHAAAEHLKDGGGAVINLASVAGQRGSPLMSPYGAAKAAVINLTTTLSYEWADDDVRVNCIAPGFVATPGVESQMGVSADNIDREAVARRIGTVEEIADLTQFLASPASSYIVGETITAQGVPQIDEEHDV, from the coding sequence ATGAGTACCGCCCAGTTCAGCGTCGACGGCGACGTCGCCATCATTACCGGCTCCTCGAGCGGGATCGGGAAGTCGATCGCGGAGCGCTTCGCCGCGGACGGCGTCGACGTGGTCGTCTGCTCGCGCGAGCAGGACAACGTCGATCCGGTCGTCGAGGGAATCAACGAAAGCGACGGGCCCGGCCGCGCGCTGGCGGTCGAGTGCGACGTGACCGACCGCGAGGCCGTCGAGGCGCTCGTCGAGGCCACCGTCGAGGAGTTCGGCGGGCTCGACGTGCTGGTCAACAACGCCGGGGCCTCCTTCATGGCCGACTTCGACGACATCTCGCCGAACGGCTGGGAGACGATCATGGACATCAACGTCAACGGCACCTACCACTGCACCCACGCCGCCGCGGAGCACCTCAAGGACGGCGGCGGTGCGGTGATCAACCTCGCCAGCGTGGCCGGTCAGCGCGGTTCGCCGCTGATGAGCCCCTACGGCGCGGCCAAGGCGGCGGTGATCAACCTGACGACGACGCTCTCCTACGAGTGGGCCGACGACGACGTCCGCGTCAACTGCATCGCGCCGGGCTTCGTCGCGACGCCGGGCGTCGAGAGCCAGATGGGCGTCTCCGCCGACAACATCGACCGCGAGGCGGTCGCGCGCCGCATCGGCACCGTCGAGGAGATCGCCGACCTCACGCAGTTCCTCGCGAGTCCCGCCTCGTCGTATATCGTCGGCGAGACCATTACCGCACAGGGCGTCCCGCAGATCGACGAAGAGCACGACGTGTAG
- a CDS encoding HalOD1 output domain-containing protein, whose translation MTSSVPTSLRVVEGVAAHEGVDPVELEPPLHEVIDTDALDALFQSTGDSSATIEFTYRGKRVCVDDSGQVQVTEASSNAGGSTVAE comes from the coding sequence ATGACGAGTTCAGTTCCGACCAGTCTCAGGGTCGTCGAGGGGGTGGCGGCACACGAGGGCGTCGATCCGGTCGAGTTAGAGCCGCCGCTACACGAGGTGATCGATACGGACGCGCTCGATGCGCTGTTTCAGTCGACGGGCGACTCGAGTGCGACGATCGAGTTCACGTATCGCGGAAAGCGCGTGTGCGTCGACGATTCGGGACAGGTCCAGGTGACCGAAGCGTCCAGCAATGCCGGTGGCTCGACGGTCGCCGAATAA
- a CDS encoding IS6 family transposase, which produces MLADLLSESYETNLEESWENERTATPVRAFAVRLHQTGCSLRETTAILAELGVERSHGAVWNWVHRLADSGRDPPTASPSRVAVDETAVKINGEWSWLYAAIDIETKLILDVALFSRHGTDPAAAFLQKLREKHDLSKAEFLVDQFGYRTALSRVGLSGRVNYTDRNLIEKWFHTLKMRVDRFHNSWVGSRASVREWLEQFVHYYNHQRPHQALDGNVPVEEVQN; this is translated from the coding sequence ATGCTCGCAGACCTGCTCAGCGAGAGCTATGAGACGAATTTAGAAGAATCTTGGGAGAATGAGCGGACGGCGACGCCCGTCAGGGCGTTCGCCGTCCGCCTCCACCAAACCGGATGTTCGCTTCGGGAGACAACAGCGATTCTCGCTGAATTAGGCGTTGAACGTTCTCACGGAGCGGTCTGGAACTGGGTTCATCGGCTGGCTGACAGCGGACGCGACCCGCCGACGGCGTCGCCGTCGCGGGTCGCTGTCGATGAAACCGCTGTCAAGATCAACGGTGAGTGGTCTTGGCTATATGCTGCAATAGATATCGAGACAAAGTTGATTCTTGACGTTGCACTGTTTAGTCGACATGGCACTGATCCGGCGGCTGCGTTTCTGCAGAAACTCCGCGAGAAACACGATCTCTCCAAGGCTGAGTTTCTCGTCGATCAATTTGGCTATCGGACTGCCCTCTCTCGAGTCGGACTGAGCGGTCGGGTCAACTATACCGACCGAAACCTCATTGAAAAGTGGTTTCACACTCTCAAAATGCGAGTTGACCGCTTCCATAATTCATGGGTGGGCAGTCGGGCGAGCGTCCGAGAGTGGCTTGAACAGTTCGTGCATTACTACAACCACCAGAGACCGCATCAAGCTCTCGATGGAAACGTACCAGTCGAGGAGGTACAGAACTAG
- a CDS encoding Lrp/AsnC family transcriptional regulator: MSDDEPPNWDFKDRDIAILCELSNDPQLSSRELTQVLEAEYDIDVSHVTVSESIRRMRDEGVFREAIIPNEEYYIFALFEFKFNAEHFADNWREAMEYIKADKHTLFFFLSDGEYQWKTVMMFRDRQEVSRWIHDCYTEYGNVIANIRNSAVHNVLKFQTDPRIYEDLRKERNER, from the coding sequence ATGAGCGACGACGAACCACCGAACTGGGATTTCAAGGACCGCGATATCGCGATCCTCTGTGAACTCTCGAACGATCCGCAACTCTCCTCGCGGGAACTCACGCAGGTCCTCGAGGCGGAGTACGACATCGACGTCTCCCACGTCACCGTCAGCGAGTCGATCAGGCGGATGCGCGACGAGGGGGTCTTCCGCGAGGCGATCATCCCGAACGAGGAGTACTACATCTTCGCGCTGTTCGAGTTCAAGTTCAACGCGGAGCACTTCGCCGACAACTGGCGCGAGGCGATGGAGTACATCAAGGCGGACAAACACACCCTGTTTTTCTTCCTCTCGGACGGGGAGTACCAGTGGAAGACGGTGATGATGTTCCGCGACCGCCAAGAGGTCTCCCGGTGGATCCACGATTGCTACACGGAGTACGGCAACGTCATCGCGAACATCCGAAACTCGGCGGTCCACAACGTCCTCAAGTTCCAGACCGATCCGCGGATCTACGAGGACCTGCGAAAGGAACGCAACGAGCGATAA
- a CDS encoding 3-hydroxyacyl-CoA dehydrogenase/enoyl-CoA hydratase family protein, producing the protein MSLDSIDRVAVLGAGNMGHGITEVTAMGGYDVTMRDIKSEFVEDGYESIEWSLQKLEEKELIDESADEVLSRIDTTTDLEEAVADADLVIEAAPEDLDLKHDIFTDLEEYTSEDTLLATNTSSLPISDIAEAVDTPERVLGLHFFNPPVKMDLVEVIYGEDTNDEAAEAGYEWVESVGKTPIYVRKDVRGFVVNTIVGPFGGEPAFMVSNGEATIREADATMAHERGYPMGPFELADLTGIDVGYHVRKEGDSPIPPITEEKVEAEELGQKTGKGFYDYEDGDGADYEPEDAGGFDWLRVEARMINRAAFLVGEDVATPEEVDTGVQLGLGFPEGICRRADKIGLDTVLEKLEELYEETGEDRFEPHPYLEELVAEGKTGEDTGAGFYDYGDAELGPYHDLNYELEDGLLEIELDRPSRMNALSDDLLAEIDDLLTSVDTDEVRCVTLEGAGDRAFSAGADISGFGDTDPTDMMDVTPAFETVNDFPRPVLAKIDGFCLGGGLELALACDLRIATERSSFGAPEIGLGLIPGGGGTQRLTRILGETRAKELVFRGNHIDADRAEDWGLINRSVERDDFDDTVEEFVDDLHSGPPIGLKVAKKVMNEGQDASLDAALAMESQGFGLLISTDDVLEGTAAFAEDREPEFEGK; encoded by the coding sequence ATGTCACTGGACAGCATCGACCGCGTTGCGGTTCTGGGCGCGGGGAACATGGGACACGGGATCACCGAAGTAACCGCCATGGGCGGCTACGATGTCACGATGCGGGACATCAAATCGGAGTTCGTCGAAGACGGCTACGAGTCCATCGAGTGGAGCCTGCAGAAACTCGAGGAAAAGGAGCTAATCGACGAGTCCGCCGACGAGGTCCTCTCACGGATCGACACGACGACGGATCTCGAGGAGGCCGTCGCCGACGCCGACCTCGTGATCGAGGCCGCACCCGAGGACCTCGACCTGAAACACGACATCTTCACCGATCTCGAGGAGTACACGAGTGAGGACACGCTGCTCGCGACGAACACCTCGAGCCTGCCGATCTCGGACATCGCGGAAGCCGTCGACACGCCCGAGCGCGTGCTCGGCCTGCACTTCTTCAACCCGCCGGTGAAGATGGACCTCGTCGAGGTCATCTACGGCGAAGACACGAACGACGAGGCCGCCGAGGCCGGCTACGAGTGGGTCGAATCGGTCGGAAAGACGCCGATCTACGTCCGCAAGGACGTCCGCGGCTTCGTCGTCAACACCATCGTCGGTCCCTTCGGCGGTGAGCCCGCGTTCATGGTCTCGAACGGCGAGGCGACGATCCGCGAGGCCGACGCGACGATGGCCCACGAACGGGGCTATCCGATGGGACCGTTCGAACTCGCCGACCTCACCGGGATCGATGTCGGCTACCACGTCCGCAAGGAGGGCGACAGCCCGATCCCGCCGATCACGGAGGAGAAGGTCGAAGCGGAGGAACTCGGCCAGAAGACCGGCAAGGGCTTCTACGACTACGAGGACGGCGACGGGGCCGACTACGAACCTGAAGACGCCGGCGGCTTCGACTGGCTCCGCGTCGAGGCCCGCATGATCAACCGCGCCGCGTTCCTCGTCGGCGAGGACGTCGCGACCCCCGAGGAGGTCGACACCGGCGTCCAACTCGGCCTCGGCTTCCCCGAGGGAATCTGCCGACGCGCCGATAAGATCGGTCTCGACACCGTCCTCGAGAAACTCGAGGAACTCTACGAGGAGACGGGTGAGGACCGCTTCGAGCCCCACCCGTACCTCGAAGAACTCGTCGCGGAGGGCAAGACCGGCGAGGACACCGGCGCGGGCTTCTACGACTACGGCGACGCCGAACTCGGCCCCTACCACGACCTGAACTACGAGCTCGAGGACGGCCTCCTCGAGATCGAACTCGACCGGCCGTCCCGGATGAACGCGCTCTCGGACGACCTGCTCGCCGAGATCGACGACCTGCTCACGTCGGTCGACACCGACGAGGTCCGATGTGTCACCCTCGAGGGCGCGGGCGACCGCGCGTTCAGTGCCGGCGCGGACATCTCCGGGTTCGGCGATACGGACCCGACCGACATGATGGACGTCACGCCCGCCTTCGAGACGGTCAACGACTTCCCGCGGCCCGTCCTCGCGAAGATCGACGGCTTCTGTCTCGGCGGCGGCCTCGAGCTCGCGCTGGCCTGTGACCTGCGGATCGCGACCGAGCGCTCCTCCTTCGGCGCGCCCGAAATCGGCCTCGGCCTGATCCCCGGCGGCGGCGGCACCCAGCGGCTCACCCGCATCCTCGGGGAGACCCGCGCGAAGGAACTGGTCTTCCGGGGCAATCACATCGACGCCGACCGCGCCGAGGACTGGGGCCTGATCAACCGCTCCGTCGAGCGGGATGACTTCGACGACACCGTCGAGGAGTTCGTCGACGACCTGCACAGTGGCCCGCCGATCGGCCTGAAAGTCGCGAAGAAGGTCATGAACGAGGGCCAAGACGCCAGCCTCGACGCCGCACTCGCCATGGAGAGTCAGGGCTTCGGCCTCCTGATCAGCACCGACGACGTGCTCGAAGGCACCGCCGCCTTCGCCGAGGACCGCGAGCCCGAGTTCGAGGGCAAGTGA
- a CDS encoding alpha/beta fold hydrolase translates to MVDHDAWSDQQSSTTVSVDGHDLEVASHEDGPDESTAPPVVFLHGIPTWSFLWRDIVPAVAEDRRTIAPDLVGYGNSAMGDGFDRSIRAQEAMLEALLDDLGVEAIALVAHDIGGGVALRFAAHNPERVEQLVLSNAVCYDSWPVEFVSNLGLPSTADLEREELEEQLDSAFVEGAYGEADPEFVAGMKAPWLTDEGHLSLVRDAVATNTNHTTELDYGAITAETLLLWGKDDVMQPYAYAERLAEDIDDAELEPLSDAYHWVPEDRSDAYADRLREFLTGAEV, encoded by the coding sequence ATGGTCGACCACGACGCGTGGAGCGACCAACAGTCGTCGACGACGGTCTCGGTCGACGGCCACGACCTCGAGGTCGCCTCCCACGAGGACGGTCCCGACGAGAGCACGGCCCCGCCGGTCGTCTTCCTCCACGGCATTCCGACGTGGTCGTTCCTCTGGCGCGATATCGTCCCGGCGGTCGCCGAGGATCGGCGGACTATCGCCCCCGATCTGGTCGGCTACGGCAATTCCGCGATGGGCGACGGCTTCGACCGCTCGATTCGCGCACAGGAGGCGATGCTCGAGGCCCTGCTCGACGATCTCGGGGTCGAGGCGATCGCGCTGGTCGCCCACGATATCGGCGGCGGTGTCGCGCTGCGCTTTGCCGCACACAACCCCGAGCGGGTCGAGCAACTCGTCCTCTCGAACGCCGTCTGTTACGACTCGTGGCCGGTCGAGTTCGTCTCGAATCTGGGCCTGCCCTCGACTGCCGACCTCGAGCGCGAGGAACTCGAGGAACAGCTCGACTCGGCGTTCGTCGAGGGGGCCTACGGCGAGGCCGACCCCGAGTTCGTCGCGGGGATGAAAGCGCCGTGGCTGACCGACGAGGGTCACCTGTCGCTGGTTCGGGACGCCGTCGCGACGAACACGAACCACACGACCGAACTCGACTACGGCGCGATCACCGCCGAGACGCTGCTGCTGTGGGGCAAAGACGACGTCATGCAACCCTACGCCTACGCGGAGCGACTCGCCGAGGACATCGACGACGCCGAACTCGAACCGCTATCGGACGCCTACCACTGGGTTCCCGAGGACCGGTCGGACGCCTACGCCGATCGGCTCCGTGAATTCCTGACAGGAGCGGAAGTGTAA
- a CDS encoding ATP-dependent helicase yields the protein MDGNERLELPVADDALPFDPATTAIEDGDVFELLEPAVQEWWLEEFGEFVPENEGFFTPPQQGAIPKIHDGTNTLVCAPTGSGKTMSSFLSIINYLYERDREEPDGLENSVYCLYVSPLKSLANDIHRNLEVPLEGIEEIVAERDGEESMGEIRHAIRHGDTSSSDRQKMLEETPHILNTTPETLAILLNSPKFREKLRTVEYVIVDEIHSLAAGKRGTHLSVSLERLEAMAEGAITRIGCSATIEPLSRVAEFLVGCEANGEPRDYEIVDARFAREFDMRLECPADDLINTPREVVQERFYRMLHEHIQEHTNTLVFTNTRSGAERVLHNLREDFDAYDEDNSGCHHGSLSKEVRQDIESRLKDGDLDVVTSSTSLELGIDMPHVDLVVQVGSPKSVAALLQRIGRAGHRVGQTVTGRVIALDRDELLECAVMLKKAEDGFVDSVSIPENAQDVAAQHVYGMAIAEIRPEAELKRILRRAYPYRNYGEAEYESLMRYLTAEYAGLEEKNVYAKVWRDENDPPDGQHHHEEFPVGEPLIGKRGRLARVIYMTNIGTIPDSFACDVKTRASDEWVGQLDESYLDTLEKGDVFVLGGDHFEYRYRRGSKVYVDRTSARPTVPSWYSERLPLSYDLGCEILAFQGELLERYAAGGPPRVRAWLREFPLDDDSVRAIARLFDYQCQYAGAESVSTTDRLSIEVVRDREEYERHYYVHSAYGRKVNDGLSRLFAYRCAQEATANVRVAVADNGFVLSMPLNRKVDIEGIIADLAAEDVRDDLRASLSGTDLLQRYFRINATRALMILKRYKGYEKSAAEQQVSSEMLLGFAEDLEEFAVIEETYREILEDKLNVSEIEDIVDAIDAGELAVSRRLLDSPTPRAFGLATLSASDVVLAEDESAALQSFHEHVLEEIGEESLAGLTAGSEDE from the coding sequence ATGGACGGGAACGAGCGCCTCGAGTTGCCGGTCGCCGACGACGCCCTTCCGTTCGATCCGGCCACGACCGCGATCGAGGACGGTGACGTGTTCGAGTTGCTCGAGCCCGCGGTACAGGAGTGGTGGCTCGAGGAGTTCGGCGAGTTCGTTCCCGAGAACGAGGGCTTCTTCACGCCGCCACAGCAGGGGGCCATCCCGAAGATCCACGACGGGACGAACACGCTGGTCTGTGCCCCGACCGGGTCGGGGAAGACCATGTCGTCGTTTCTCTCAATCATCAATTACCTCTACGAGCGAGACCGGGAGGAGCCCGATGGCCTCGAGAACTCAGTCTACTGTCTCTACGTTTCGCCGCTGAAATCCCTCGCGAACGACATCCACCGCAATCTCGAGGTCCCCCTCGAGGGGATCGAAGAGATCGTCGCCGAGCGCGACGGCGAGGAGTCGATGGGCGAGATTCGCCACGCCATCCGCCACGGCGACACGTCCTCGAGCGACCGTCAGAAGATGCTCGAGGAGACGCCACACATCCTCAACACGACCCCCGAGACCCTCGCGATCTTACTCAATTCGCCGAAGTTCCGCGAGAAACTCCGCACCGTCGAGTACGTCATCGTCGACGAGATCCACTCGCTTGCGGCGGGCAAACGGGGCACCCACCTCTCGGTCAGCCTCGAGCGACTCGAGGCGATGGCCGAGGGAGCGATCACCCGGATCGGCTGCTCGGCGACGATCGAGCCCCTCTCTCGAGTCGCGGAGTTCCTCGTCGGCTGTGAAGCGAACGGCGAGCCACGCGACTACGAGATCGTCGACGCTCGCTTCGCCCGCGAGTTCGACATGCGACTCGAGTGCCCCGCGGACGACCTGATCAACACGCCCCGCGAGGTCGTCCAAGAGCGGTTCTACCGGATGCTTCACGAACACATTCAGGAGCATACAAACACGCTGGTCTTTACCAACACGCGCTCCGGGGCCGAACGAGTCCTGCACAACCTCCGGGAGGACTTCGACGCCTACGACGAGGACAACTCGGGCTGTCACCACGGGAGCCTCTCGAAGGAGGTCCGACAGGACATCGAGAGCCGACTGAAAGACGGCGACCTCGACGTGGTCACCTCCTCGACGAGCCTCGAGTTGGGGATCGACATGCCCCACGTCGACCTCGTCGTGCAGGTCGGCTCGCCGAAGTCCGTCGCCGCCCTCCTCCAGCGGATCGGTCGCGCGGGCCACCGCGTCGGCCAGACGGTGACGGGTCGGGTCATCGCGCTCGACCGGGACGAACTCCTCGAGTGTGCGGTCATGCTCAAGAAGGCCGAAGACGGGTTCGTCGACTCGGTGTCGATTCCCGAGAACGCACAGGACGTGGCCGCCCAGCACGTCTACGGGATGGCGATCGCCGAGATCAGACCCGAAGCCGAACTGAAGCGAATCCTCCGGCGGGCCTATCCCTACCGGAACTACGGCGAAGCGGAGTACGAGTCGCTCATGCGATACCTCACCGCCGAGTACGCCGGCCTGGAGGAGAAAAACGTCTACGCGAAGGTCTGGCGCGACGAGAACGACCCGCCCGACGGCCAACACCATCACGAGGAGTTCCCCGTCGGCGAGCCCCTGATCGGGAAACGCGGCCGCCTCGCGCGGGTCATCTACATGACCAACATCGGCACGATCCCGGACTCGTTCGCTTGCGATGTCAAGACGCGCGCGAGCGACGAGTGGGTCGGCCAACTCGACGAGTCCTACCTCGACACCTTGGAGAAGGGCGACGTCTTCGTCCTCGGCGGCGACCACTTCGAGTACCGCTACCGGCGCGGGTCGAAGGTCTACGTCGACCGCACGAGCGCCCGGCCGACGGTCCCCTCGTGGTACTCCGAACGCCTCCCGCTGTCCTACGATCTGGGCTGTGAGATCCTCGCGTTTCAGGGGGAACTCCTCGAGCGCTACGCGGCCGGCGGGCCGCCGCGGGTCCGCGCGTGGCTCCGGGAGTTCCCGCTGGACGACGACAGCGTGCGGGCGATTGCCCGGCTGTTCGACTACCAGTGTCAGTACGCGGGCGCGGAGAGCGTGAGCACGACCGATCGGCTCTCGATCGAAGTCGTCCGGGACCGCGAGGAGTACGAGCGCCACTACTACGTCCACTCGGCGTACGGCCGCAAGGTCAACGATGGGCTCTCGCGGCTGTTCGCCTACCGCTGTGCACAGGAGGCCACCGCCAACGTCCGCGTGGCGGTCGCGGACAACGGCTTCGTCCTCTCGATGCCGCTGAACCGGAAGGTCGACATTGAGGGGATCATCGCGGACCTCGCGGCCGAGGACGTCCGCGACGACCTCCGGGCCTCCCTCTCGGGAACCGACCTGCTCCAGCGCTACTTCCGGATCAACGCGACCCGCGCGCTGATGATCCTCAAGCGCTACAAGGGCTACGAGAAATCCGCGGCCGAACAGCAGGTTTCCAGCGAGATGCTGCTCGGCTTCGCCGAGGATCTCGAGGAGTTCGCGGTGATCGAGGAGACCTACCGCGAGATCCTCGAGGACAAACTGAACGTAAGCGAGATCGAGGACATCGTCGACGCGATCGACGCGGGCGAACTCGCCGTCTCCCGGCGGCTTCTCGATTCGCCGACGCCGCGAGCGTTCGGGCTCGCGACGCTGTCGGCCAGCGATGTCGTCCTCGCCGAAGACGAGAGCGCCGCGCTGCAGTCGTTCCACGAGCACGTCCTCGAGGAGATCGGCGAGGAGTCGCTGGCGGGGCTGACGGCGGGCTCCGAAGACGAGTAG
- a CDS encoding HAD family hydrolase: MSGDAGEGTTDSTDPEWEAVFWDIGGVILALDSVQGAHAEFVADLCERHGVDATVEEAVDTWRTAVGKYFRERDGTEFRSARDGYHRGVETVVGEEIPREEWQPRFDEIVRSSIDPVPGAVETIERLADRDLHVGVISDVDDAEGREILERFGVRECFDSITTSEAVGRTKPDPAMFEAALETAGVDPERSLMIGDRYEHDVKGAAEAGLHGVAFGADDGSAVSFRIDSPEEVLEIVDGDVPRSPDSGT, from the coding sequence ATGAGCGGCGACGCGGGCGAGGGTACGACCGACTCGACTGACCCCGAGTGGGAGGCGGTCTTCTGGGACATCGGCGGCGTGATCCTCGCGCTCGATTCGGTACAGGGCGCACACGCCGAGTTCGTCGCGGATCTATGCGAGCGCCACGGCGTCGACGCGACGGTCGAGGAGGCCGTCGACACGTGGCGGACGGCGGTCGGGAAGTACTTCCGCGAGCGCGACGGGACCGAGTTCCGCTCCGCGCGGGACGGCTACCACCGCGGCGTCGAGACGGTCGTCGGCGAGGAGATCCCGCGCGAAGAGTGGCAACCCCGATTCGACGAGATCGTTCGCTCGTCGATCGATCCGGTGCCGGGTGCCGTCGAGACGATCGAACGCCTCGCCGACCGGGACCTCCACGTCGGCGTCATCAGCGACGTCGACGACGCGGAGGGTCGGGAGATACTCGAGCGGTTCGGCGTCCGCGAGTGTTTCGATTCGATCACCACCTCGGAGGCGGTCGGACGGACCAAGCCCGATCCCGCGATGTTCGAGGCGGCGCTCGAGACGGCCGGCGTCGATCCCGAGCGGTCGCTGATGATCGGGGATCGATACGAGCACGACGTGAAGGGAGCCGCCGAGGCGGGACTGCACGGCGTCGCGTTCGGAGCCGACGACGGCTCGGCGGTCTCCTTCCGGATCGACTCGCCGGAAGAGGTTCTCGAGATCGTCGACGGCGATGTGCCGCGCTCGCCGGACAGCGGGACGTAG